A single region of the Pseudomonas sp. GGS8 genome encodes:
- the ttcA gene encoding tRNA 2-thiocytidine(32) synthetase TtcA, translated as MGTLTVNQNKLQKRLRRQAGEAVADFNMIEDGDKVMVCLSGGKDSYTMLDVLMHLQKVAPIKFEIVAVNMDQKQPGFPEHVLPAYLKELGIEYHIVEKDTYSVVKELIPEGKTTCSLCSRLRRGTLYTFADEIGATKMALGHHRDDIVETFFLNMFFNGSLKAMPPKLRADDGRNVVIRPLAYCNEKDIQAYSDLKQFPIIPCNLCGSQENLQRQVVKEMLQEWERKTPGRTESIFRSLQNVIPSQLADRNLFDFTNLKIDETAASRFVNVVNL; from the coding sequence ATGGGCACTCTTACGGTCAACCAGAACAAACTGCAAAAGCGCCTTCGCCGCCAGGCCGGTGAGGCTGTTGCCGATTTCAACATGATTGAAGACGGCGACAAGGTCATGGTCTGCCTGTCCGGTGGCAAGGACAGCTACACCATGCTCGATGTGTTGATGCATTTGCAGAAAGTCGCCCCGATCAAGTTCGAGATCGTCGCCGTGAACATGGACCAGAAGCAGCCAGGCTTTCCCGAGCACGTGCTGCCGGCCTACCTCAAAGAACTGGGCATCGAGTACCACATCGTCGAGAAAGACACTTACTCGGTGGTCAAGGAGCTGATCCCGGAAGGCAAGACCACTTGCTCGCTGTGCTCGCGCCTGCGTCGTGGCACGCTCTACACCTTTGCCGATGAAATCGGCGCGACCAAAATGGCCCTTGGTCATCACCGTGACGACATTGTCGAGACGTTCTTCCTGAACATGTTCTTCAATGGTTCGCTCAAGGCCATGCCGCCAAAGCTGCGGGCCGACGACGGGCGCAACGTGGTGATCCGCCCGCTGGCCTACTGCAACGAAAAAGACATCCAGGCCTACTCGGACCTCAAGCAATTCCCGATCATCCCGTGCAACCTCTGCGGTTCCCAGGAAAATCTGCAACGCCAGGTGGTTAAAGAGATGCTGCAGGAGTGGGAACGCAAGACCCCGGGCCGCACCGAGAGCATTTTCCGCAGCCTGCAGAACGTGATCCCGTCGCAACTGGCGGACCGCAACCTGTTCGATTTCACCAACCTCAAGATCGATGAAACCGCGGCTTCGCGCTTCGTCAACGTGGTCAATCTCTGA